A window of Paremcibacter congregatus contains these coding sequences:
- a CDS encoding TetR family transcriptional regulator, protein MVRKTKEGAQETREDILKAAAQIFMEKGVTKATLEEIAEEAGVTRGAVYWHFKNKQDLFCALHDKLHKPLTESILRDLETDHPDPLQQLLDLCVHTLIQIEEDPVKRQILTIFKLKCEYAGETASVLDSQIELKEKSFSLFEKYFERAQRKGHISEEVPPKSLTRGLTCYLGGIVHDYLLHPKTFNMSEEAEPLMKVFFLGVYKR, encoded by the coding sequence ATGGTAAGGAAAACAAAGGAAGGCGCGCAGGAAACACGGGAAGATATCCTCAAGGCGGCGGCTCAGATCTTTATGGAGAAGGGCGTTACGAAGGCGACTCTGGAAGAAATAGCAGAAGAGGCCGGGGTAACGCGGGGGGCGGTATACTGGCATTTCAAGAACAAGCAGGATTTGTTTTGCGCGCTGCATGATAAATTGCACAAACCTTTGACGGAATCCATCCTGCGGGACCTGGAGACGGATCACCCCGATCCCTTGCAGCAGCTTCTGGATCTTTGTGTCCACACCCTGATACAAATAGAAGAAGATCCGGTGAAGCGACAGATATTGACGATTTTCAAGCTCAAGTGCGAATATGCGGGGGAAACGGCGTCCGTGTTGGACAGCCAGATTGAACTGAAAGAGAAAAGCTTTTCCCTGTTTGAGAAGTATTTTGAGAGAGCCCAGAGGAAAGGCCACATCTCAGAGGAGGTACCGCCCAAGAGCCTCACCAGGGGATTAACCTGTTATTTGGGGGGCATTGTTCATGATTACCTGCTTCATCCGAAAACCTTCAACATGTCGGAGGAAGCAGAACCTCTGATGAAGGTTTTCTTTCTCGGGGTGTATAAGCGATAG
- a CDS encoding helix-turn-helix domain-containing protein: protein MNVFSTKGLLPKLRREYWNDAICETFTGLVTDFQDMSEIDAELISTPLGDLTYARVQTTSSKVFHTSHHASKATEKVFLLHLQLANKSRNVQHGREVCLEAGDFTLVDSEAPYSVQFEDPITMGVMRIPYEALQARLMNPEDIAGLKFSGQTRISGLLSQMLRGFWDQKNVANSESVNRQFSHNMLDLLATSYQEQTSQVISSGSVRRLRYQQLKKFIDYNLSDPDLSPGKIARILKITPRYMHRIFAEFGSGTETVGQYMLNRRLEECVSRFEEQGAGHLKITDIAFALGFNSMTHFSRVFKEKYGASPREFRNGLRNNMN, encoded by the coding sequence ATGAATGTATTCTCGACAAAGGGGTTATTGCCGAAGTTGCGGCGGGAGTATTGGAATGATGCCATATGTGAAACCTTCACCGGTCTGGTGACAGATTTTCAGGATATGTCAGAGATTGATGCGGAGCTGATCTCGACCCCTTTGGGGGATTTGACCTATGCCCGTGTTCAAACAACCAGTTCAAAGGTTTTTCATACATCGCACCATGCGTCCAAGGCAACGGAGAAGGTGTTCCTTCTGCATTTGCAACTGGCGAACAAAAGCCGCAATGTTCAGCATGGTCGGGAAGTTTGTCTCGAAGCCGGGGATTTTACCCTGGTGGACAGTGAAGCCCCCTATAGTGTTCAGTTTGAAGATCCCATCACCATGGGTGTTATGCGTATCCCCTATGAGGCCTTGCAGGCACGATTGATGAATCCCGAGGATATCGCCGGTCTGAAATTTTCCGGACAGACACGTATCAGTGGCCTTCTGTCCCAAATGTTGCGCGGGTTCTGGGATCAGAAGAATGTCGCCAACAGCGAGAGCGTCAACCGGCAGTTCTCCCATAACATGCTTGATTTGCTGGCTACCTCCTATCAGGAACAGACAAGTCAGGTGATCTCGTCAGGATCGGTGCGCCGGTTGCGGTATCAGCAACTGAAGAAATTTATTGATTATAATCTGTCGGACCCGGACCTGAGCCCCGGTAAAATAGCCCGGATATTAAAAATTACCCCCCGGTATATGCACCGTATTTTCGCCGAATTCGGTTCCGGTACGGAAACCGTCGGCCAATATATGCTCAACCGGCGACTGGAAGAATGCGTGTCGCGTTTTGAAGAACAGGGCGCAGGCCATTTGAAAATAACCGATATCGCTTTTGCTCTGGGCTTTAACAGCATGACTCATTTTTCTCGGGTTTTTAAAGAGAAATACGGGGCGTCGCCGAGAGAATTTCGCAATGGTCTTCGCAATAACATGAACTGA